From the genome of Mycobacterium dioxanotrophicus, one region includes:
- a CDS encoding metallophosphoesterase family protein — protein MRLLLIADTHVPKRARDLPVPVWDAVDQADVVVHAGDWVDPSLLDTLSARARLLVGCWGNNDGAELRRRLPERADVTLEGLRFTVVHETGAATGREARMAKAYPDTDVLVFGHSHIPWDTTTKTGLRLLNPGSPTDRRRQPSCTYMTADVAGGVLSGVTLHEL, from the coding sequence GTGCGGCTGCTCCTTATCGCAGACACCCACGTCCCCAAGCGCGCCCGTGATCTCCCTGTGCCGGTCTGGGATGCGGTGGACCAAGCAGACGTCGTCGTGCACGCCGGCGACTGGGTGGATCCGTCTTTGCTCGACACCTTGAGCGCCCGCGCCCGCCTGCTTGTGGGGTGCTGGGGCAACAACGACGGCGCGGAGTTGCGGCGACGCCTGCCCGAACGTGCCGACGTGACGCTGGAGGGTTTGCGGTTCACCGTCGTGCACGAGACCGGCGCGGCGACCGGGCGGGAGGCCCGGATGGCCAAGGCCTATCCGGACACCGATGTGCTGGTGTTCGGCCACAGCCACATTCCGTGGGACACCACGACGAAAACCGGTCTGCGCCTGCTGAATCCGGGGTCGCCCACCGACCGGCGGCGCCAGCCGTCCTGCACCTACATGACGGCCGACGTGGCAGGCGGTGTGCTCTCCGGAGTCACCCTGCACGAGCTCTGA
- a CDS encoding DUF4873 domain-containing protein, producing MSPLVDVAVVGSATSDVVRALRADVVLESADSAVFDAAADRWSIGDVAARVLIDTAPQTGSRTGLVDDQTARTRYGAHPYLGLARHGFPNHFTVTDEDAARYVSACLNALRARGCTRIEVKPHVQGQYSRQVDAGIARPRRKARRTPDLAEYEFTSPRDREEDDEEYRGAAVLIAADGTEVAVQVHLLALYQPVDNMVRWSGRIQPSPDLARLHRNVNQPVQIRVDGRPAVPAILVDHDPWGGSHVVGEGLSPYPLPLLAELALLDG from the coding sequence GTGAGCCCGCTCGTCGATGTCGCCGTGGTGGGTTCGGCGACATCGGATGTGGTTCGGGCGCTGCGCGCAGACGTCGTGCTCGAATCCGCCGATTCGGCGGTGTTCGACGCTGCGGCCGATCGTTGGTCAATCGGCGATGTGGCCGCCCGGGTGCTGATCGACACGGCACCGCAAACCGGCTCTCGCACAGGGTTGGTGGATGACCAGACTGCACGGACCCGCTACGGCGCGCACCCGTACCTCGGGCTGGCGCGGCACGGCTTTCCCAACCACTTCACGGTCACCGACGAGGATGCCGCGCGCTATGTGTCGGCGTGCCTGAACGCGTTGCGGGCTCGGGGGTGCACCCGCATCGAGGTCAAGCCGCACGTGCAGGGGCAGTACAGCCGCCAGGTCGACGCCGGTATCGCCCGCCCGCGCCGAAAAGCCCGTCGGACACCGGATCTCGCGGAGTACGAGTTCACCAGCCCACGGGATCGCGAGGAAGACGACGAGGAGTACCGCGGTGCCGCCGTGCTGATCGCTGCCGACGGTACCGAGGTCGCCGTGCAGGTCCACCTGCTGGCGCTGTATCAGCCCGTCGACAACATGGTGCGCTGGTCGGGACGGATCCAACCGTCCCCGGATCTCGCCCGCCTGCACCGCAACGTCAATCAACCGGTGCAGATCCGCGTCGACGGTCGGCCGGCGGTGCCCGCCATCCTGGTCGACCATGACCCGTGGGGCGGTTCCCACGTTGTCGGCGAAGGACTTTCGCCGTATCCGCTGCCCCTGCTGGCCGAACTGGCCCTGCTCGACGGATAG
- a CDS encoding TIGR03086 family metal-binding protein: MDELESAEATLGVLDGVLQGIADEDLGRQTPCREFDVARLTDHLLNSITVIGGAAGADIPARDPNASLRDQVLAAARPAVSAWRQRGVDGTVPFGDGEAPAAMMARILSLEFLVHAWDYAEAVGKPVEVPDARSESVLEWAQGIITPDGRVRAGFDDPIEVPADASALDRLLAFTGRRPTG, translated from the coding sequence ATGGACGAACTCGAATCCGCTGAAGCCACGCTGGGTGTGTTGGACGGGGTGCTGCAAGGCATCGCCGACGAGGATCTGGGGCGGCAGACACCGTGCCGCGAATTCGACGTGGCCCGGTTGACCGATCACCTGCTGAACTCCATCACCGTGATCGGTGGTGCCGCGGGCGCCGATATCCCGGCCCGCGACCCGAACGCATCGCTGCGTGATCAGGTGCTCGCCGCCGCGCGTCCCGCAGTGTCGGCCTGGCGGCAGCGCGGGGTCGACGGCACCGTCCCGTTCGGTGACGGCGAAGCGCCCGCGGCGATGATGGCCCGCATCCTGTCACTGGAATTTCTGGTCCACGCTTGGGATTACGCCGAGGCCGTGGGAAAACCCGTCGAGGTGCCCGACGCGCGGTCCGAATCTGTCCTGGAGTGGGCGCAGGGCATCATCACGCCCGACGGTCGGGTGCGCGCGGGCTTCGACGATCCCATCGAGGTGCCCGCGGACGCGTCGGCGCTGGATCGGCTGCTGGCGTTCACCGGACGCCGGCCGACCGGCTAA
- a CDS encoding MspA family porin produces MKALSRVLTALVVAMAGAFATLFVSTGTAHAGLDNELSLVDGQDRTLTVQQWDTFLNGVFPLDRNRLTREWFHSGRAKYHVEGPGAADFAGTLELGYQIGFPWSLGVGINFSYTTPNILLDDTNINPLSAGFNPLGSVITPNLFPGVSISADLGNGPGIQEVATFSVDVKGPAGGVAVSNAHGTVTGAAGGVLLRPFARLIASTGDSVTTYGEPWNMN; encoded by the coding sequence ATGAAGGCATTGAGTCGGGTGCTGACCGCGTTGGTGGTGGCGATGGCTGGTGCCTTCGCAACCCTGTTCGTGAGCACCGGTACCGCGCACGCAGGTCTGGACAATGAGCTGAGCCTGGTCGACGGCCAGGATCGCACCCTGACGGTCCAGCAGTGGGACACATTCCTCAACGGCGTGTTTCCGCTGGACCGCAACCGCCTGACCCGTGAGTGGTTCCACTCCGGTCGCGCCAAGTACCACGTCGAAGGCCCCGGCGCCGCCGACTTCGCCGGCACCCTGGAGCTGGGCTACCAGATCGGCTTCCCGTGGTCACTGGGTGTGGGTATCAACTTCAGCTACACCACGCCGAACATCCTGCTCGACGACACCAACATCAACCCGCTCTCGGCCGGCTTCAACCCGCTGGGCTCGGTCATCACCCCGAACCTGTTCCCCGGTGTGTCGATCTCGGCCGACCTGGGTAACGGCCCGGGCATCCAGGAGGTCGCGACCTTCTCCGTCGACGTCAAGGGTCCGGCCGGCGGGGTGGCGGTCTCCAATGCGCATGGCACCGTGACCGGCGCAGCCGGTGGCGTGCTGCTGCGCCCCTTCGCCCGTCTGATCGCCTCCACCGGTGACAGCGTCACCACCTACGGCGAACCCTGGAACATGAACTGA
- the ponA2 gene encoding transglycosylase/D,D-transpeptidase PonA2, with amino-acid sequence MSDPGPRKWALVARLAWLCMLAGVLMAALLFPAFGSAGMLAGRLSDAVAQDSSEVLDGEAPIVTTMVDAAGTPIAWLYDQRRWVVRSDQIANTMKLAIVSVEDKRFTEHDGVDIQGTLNGLFGYLRGVEEVRGGSTIEQQYVKNYNLLVTAKTDAQRRTAVEVTPARKLREMRIALAMDKVLSKEQILTRYLNLVSFGNGSFGVQDAARTYFGVDAAQLNWPQAALLAGLVRSTSTLNPYSNPDGALARRNTVLDTLIDYLPDRAEELRAAKATPLGVLPQAEPLPQGCIAAGDRAFFCEYVLQYLARAGLTVEDIARNGYLIRTTLDPKVQDSVKAAIDKRASPDTDGVASVMSVIIPGKDAHRIVAMADSRTYGLDLNANQTVRPQPFSLVGDGAGSIFKIFTTAAALEMGMGISTQLDVPQTFLGKGLGDSTAPGCPKETWCVTNVRPYRSPLSVTDALAQSPNTAFAKLISQIGVPRAVDMAVRLGMRTYAEPGSAGAYSSDPNDSIADYVKRQNIGSFTLGPIELNALELANVGATLASGGTWCPPSPIDRIFDRNGREVTVKTAPCEQVVPEGLANTMANALSKDAVNGTAAGAASSVNWTLPMSAKTGTTEAHRSSAFLGFTNRYAGANYIFDDSATPSGLCSYPLRKCSDGNLYGGTEPALTWYAAMSPIANDFGPVALPPVDPRYVDGGPGGQVPSVTGMKLDEARKRLQDAGFRVADQPVQVNSEATRGSVVGTTPSGKTIPGSIITINTSTGYVPPPPVYVPPPQAPPPPPGDVPPPNVIQIPGLPPITLPAPAPPPGPEPPPPPAP; translated from the coding sequence ATGTCCGACCCGGGCCCGCGAAAGTGGGCTTTGGTTGCCCGGCTGGCCTGGCTCTGCATGCTGGCCGGTGTACTCATGGCGGCGTTGCTGTTCCCGGCCTTCGGCAGCGCAGGCATGTTGGCGGGACGGCTTTCCGACGCGGTGGCGCAGGACTCCTCGGAAGTACTCGACGGCGAGGCACCGATCGTCACCACCATGGTCGACGCCGCAGGAACGCCCATCGCGTGGTTGTACGACCAGCGCCGGTGGGTGGTGCGCAGCGACCAGATCGCCAACACCATGAAACTGGCGATCGTCTCGGTCGAGGACAAACGCTTCACCGAACACGACGGCGTGGACATCCAGGGCACTCTGAACGGGCTGTTCGGTTATCTGCGGGGAGTCGAAGAGGTGCGCGGAGGGTCGACCATCGAGCAGCAGTACGTCAAGAACTACAACCTTCTGGTCACGGCGAAAACAGACGCCCAGCGTCGGACCGCCGTCGAGGTCACCCCGGCGCGCAAGCTGCGGGAGATGCGGATAGCGCTGGCCATGGACAAGGTGCTGTCCAAAGAGCAGATCCTGACCCGCTATCTGAACCTGGTGTCGTTCGGCAATGGCTCCTTCGGTGTCCAGGACGCGGCGCGCACCTACTTCGGCGTCGACGCCGCACAGCTCAATTGGCCGCAGGCTGCGCTGCTGGCCGGCCTGGTGCGGTCCACCAGCACTCTCAACCCGTACAGCAACCCGGACGGCGCGCTGGCCCGGCGCAATACCGTGCTCGACACCTTGATCGACTACCTGCCGGACCGCGCCGAGGAACTCCGCGCCGCCAAGGCCACGCCGTTGGGCGTGCTGCCCCAGGCAGAGCCGCTGCCGCAGGGGTGCATCGCCGCCGGCGACCGCGCCTTCTTCTGCGAGTATGTCCTGCAATACCTGGCGCGCGCCGGTCTGACCGTGGAAGACATTGCGCGCAACGGTTATCTGATCCGCACCACGCTGGACCCCAAGGTGCAGGACAGCGTCAAGGCGGCGATCGACAAGCGGGCCAGCCCAGACACCGACGGCGTCGCGAGCGTGATGAGCGTCATCATTCCGGGCAAGGATGCGCACCGGATCGTCGCGATGGCCGACAGCCGCACGTACGGCCTCGACCTCAACGCCAATCAGACGGTGCGGCCCCAGCCGTTCTCCCTGGTCGGTGACGGCGCCGGGTCGATCTTCAAGATCTTCACCACCGCCGCCGCCCTCGAGATGGGCATGGGGATCAGCACCCAACTCGATGTCCCACAAACGTTTCTGGGCAAGGGCCTGGGCGACAGCACTGCGCCCGGGTGTCCCAAGGAAACCTGGTGTGTGACGAATGTGCGGCCCTACCGTAGCCCGCTGAGCGTCACCGACGCGCTGGCCCAGTCACCCAATACCGCCTTCGCCAAACTCATCTCACAGATCGGGGTGCCGCGTGCGGTGGACATGGCGGTCCGACTCGGCATGAGAACCTACGCCGAACCCGGCAGCGCGGGCGCCTACAGCTCCGACCCGAACGACAGCATCGCCGATTACGTCAAGCGGCAGAACATCGGATCCTTCACGCTCGGGCCGATCGAGCTCAACGCGCTCGAGCTGGCCAATGTGGGGGCGACGCTCGCGTCGGGCGGCACCTGGTGTCCGCCGAGCCCCATCGACAGGATTTTCGACCGCAACGGCCGTGAAGTGACCGTCAAGACAGCCCCCTGCGAACAGGTGGTCCCCGAGGGCCTGGCCAACACGATGGCCAACGCGCTCAGCAAGGACGCCGTCAACGGAACCGCGGCCGGCGCGGCGAGCTCGGTCAACTGGACCCTGCCGATGTCGGCGAAGACCGGCACCACCGAAGCCCACCGGTCGTCGGCATTCCTCGGCTTCACCAACCGGTATGCCGGGGCGAACTACATTTTCGACGACTCCGCCACGCCGTCAGGTCTGTGCTCCTACCCCTTGCGCAAATGCAGCGACGGCAACCTGTACGGCGGCACCGAGCCCGCTCTGACGTGGTATGCGGCTATGAGCCCGATCGCCAACGATTTCGGCCCGGTGGCGTTGCCCCCGGTCGACCCGCGCTATGTCGACGGTGGCCCGGGCGGCCAGGTGCCCAGTGTGACCGGTATGAAACTCGACGAGGCACGCAAACGCCTGCAAGACGCGGGCTTCCGGGTCGCCGACCAACCCGTTCAGGTGAACAGCGAAGCCACCAGGGGTTCGGTGGTGGGGACGACCCCCAGCGGCAAGACCATTCCCGGCTCGATCATCACGATCAACACCAGCACGGGCTATGTGCCACCGCCGCCGGTCTACGTTCCCCCGCCGCAGGCGCCACCACCTCCACCCGGCGATGTGCCACCACCCAACGTCATCCAGATCCCAGGGCTGCCGCCGATAACCCTTCCTGCTCCGGCTCCCCCGCCCGGGCCGGAACCGCCGCCACCGCCTGCGCCGTGA
- a CDS encoding TetR/AcrR family transcriptional regulator, with amino-acid sequence MKRRPATSAYSADTRERILAGALQLAAITGLRKFSMEEIARQAKIGRATLYLYFKGRDALISALVQSELARYFAGIQEVVDQYEDSEDRLVHGFAQAYRLLRHHPALTTVLRVNPEVLLPYLIAEDSMALNLSRGFVDSTFDHEDLPQAARAPFAEYLSRAIHSLILIPGGAVNIDAPDGPENYARTFLLPVLRSMRPEFVEAQTELNT; translated from the coding sequence GTGAAGCGACGGCCCGCGACCAGCGCCTACTCGGCCGACACCCGCGAACGCATCCTGGCGGGGGCGCTGCAACTGGCCGCGATCACCGGTCTGCGGAAGTTCTCGATGGAGGAGATAGCCCGGCAGGCCAAGATCGGCCGGGCCACGCTGTACCTGTACTTCAAAGGTCGCGACGCCCTGATCAGTGCGCTGGTGCAGAGCGAGCTGGCCCGCTACTTCGCAGGCATTCAAGAGGTCGTCGACCAGTACGAGGACTCCGAGGACCGGCTGGTCCACGGGTTCGCACAGGCCTACCGACTACTGCGGCACCACCCCGCACTGACCACGGTGTTACGCGTCAACCCCGAGGTGCTGCTGCCCTATCTGATCGCTGAAGACAGCATGGCGCTGAACCTGTCCCGCGGCTTCGTCGACTCGACCTTCGACCACGAGGACCTCCCCCAGGCCGCGCGTGCGCCCTTCGCCGAGTACCTGTCGCGTGCCATCCACTCGCTGATCCTCATCCCCGGCGGCGCGGTGAACATCGACGCCCCCGACGGCCCCGAGAACTACGCCCGAACCTTCCTGCTGCCGGTGCTGCGCTCGATGCGGCCGGAATTCGTCGAGGCCCAAACCGAGCTGAACACCTGA
- a CDS encoding FAD-dependent oxidoreductase has product MTYVVTQNCCSDASCVVVCPVGCIHPTPDEPGFATAEMLYIDPDTCVDCGACADACPVDAIRPDAALSADDQWYARANADYYQGNPPSPEWYRRQPPQIARVTAEGLRVAIVGSGAAGFYAATALLRHPGVRVDMYEKLSAPHGLIRYGVAPDHPATKAVAGQFGWPAGQQKRFALHLGVEVGGAGPSHDTLLDEHHAVIYATGSAGERRLDIPGEELPGVIGALQFVGWYNGHPEHALLAPDLTGPRAVVIGNGNVALDLARILTADPDALAGTDIAKPALMALRDSDIEEVLVLGRRGAAHAAFTAPELYALSRVPGLDVVVDPEDVASGDGPKLALLRELAERPRETGGKRIVLRFNAALEEIIGDGAATGVRLSTGELVEAGLVLRSIGFGGATFDTVAGRVSPGVYATGWARRGPTGGIGTNRTCAEETVATLLADYAAGALNAPRRSEPAGRRLRLWPVGSHGMKKVDASRSS; this is encoded by the coding sequence GTGACATACGTCGTCACCCAGAACTGTTGCAGTGACGCGTCGTGCGTCGTGGTGTGCCCGGTGGGCTGTATCCATCCCACCCCGGACGAACCCGGATTCGCCACGGCCGAGATGCTCTACATCGACCCGGACACCTGCGTGGACTGCGGTGCCTGCGCCGACGCGTGCCCGGTGGACGCCATCCGGCCCGACGCCGCATTGTCGGCCGACGACCAGTGGTACGCCCGGGCGAATGCCGACTATTACCAAGGCAATCCGCCCAGCCCAGAGTGGTACCGGCGGCAGCCGCCGCAGATCGCGCGGGTGACTGCCGAAGGGCTGCGGGTCGCGATCGTCGGATCCGGTGCTGCCGGGTTCTACGCCGCCACAGCACTGCTGCGGCACCCGGGCGTGCGGGTCGACATGTACGAGAAGCTCTCGGCGCCGCACGGGCTGATCCGCTACGGCGTGGCGCCCGACCATCCCGCCACCAAGGCGGTTGCCGGCCAGTTCGGTTGGCCTGCCGGGCAACAGAAGCGCTTTGCGCTGCATCTGGGCGTCGAAGTGGGCGGGGCGGGCCCCAGTCACGACACGTTGCTCGACGAGCACCACGCCGTCATCTACGCCACCGGCTCGGCAGGCGAACGCAGGCTCGACATCCCGGGCGAGGAGTTGCCCGGCGTGATCGGGGCGCTGCAGTTCGTGGGCTGGTACAACGGCCATCCCGAACATGCCCTGCTGGCTCCCGACCTCACGGGCCCGCGTGCCGTGGTCATCGGCAACGGCAACGTCGCACTCGATCTGGCCCGGATCCTGACCGCCGATCCGGATGCTCTGGCGGGCACCGACATCGCGAAACCCGCCCTGATGGCACTGCGAGACAGCGACATCGAGGAGGTCCTCGTTCTCGGGCGCCGTGGGGCCGCACATGCCGCCTTCACCGCGCCGGAACTGTACGCGCTGAGCCGGGTGCCCGGGCTCGATGTGGTCGTCGACCCCGAGGACGTGGCATCCGGCGACGGGCCCAAGCTCGCGCTGTTGCGGGAGCTTGCGGAGCGTCCGAGGGAGACGGGCGGCAAGCGGATCGTCCTGCGGTTCAACGCAGCACTGGAGGAGATCATCGGCGACGGCGCGGCGACCGGGGTCCGGTTGAGCACCGGAGAACTCGTCGAAGCCGGGTTGGTGCTGAGGTCGATCGGATTCGGTGGCGCCACGTTCGACACCGTCGCAGGGCGGGTTTCGCCCGGGGTATACGCGACCGGGTGGGCGCGGCGCGGCCCGACCGGAGGCATCGGCACGAACCGCACCTGTGCGGAGGAAACGGTCGCCACTCTGCTGGCCGACTACGCTGCGGGCGCTCTCAACGCGCCGCGGCGTTCGGAGCCGGCGGGTCGGCGGCTGCGGTTGTGGCCGGTCGGGTCCCACGGCATGAAAAAGGTCGACGCGTCACGCTCCAGCTAG
- the hisC gene encoding histidinol-phosphate transaminase gives MTARLRPVLDQIPAYTPGKTVPGAIKIASNETVHGPLPSVRAAITEAMDNLNRYPDNGYRDLREALAKHTDFTPEHISVGCGSVSLCQQLIQITSTVGDEVLFAWRSFEVYPLQVRTVGATPVQVALRDHTHDLDAMLAAITDRTRLIFVCNPNNPTSTVVDPEALARFVAAVPSHILIVLDEAYIEYIRDGLAPDSFGLVRTHPNVVVLRTFSKAYGLAGLRVGYAIADPDVVTALGKVYVPFSATSLSQAAAVACLDAAEELLARTDTVVAERARVSTALRDAGFTLPPSQANFVWLPLAERTADFVAQAADNRLVVRPYGEDGVRVTIGAPHENDAFLEFATRWIGQR, from the coding sequence GTGACCGCCCGTTTGCGCCCCGTGTTGGACCAGATTCCCGCCTACACACCCGGCAAGACGGTTCCCGGCGCCATCAAGATCGCCAGCAACGAAACCGTGCACGGCCCACTGCCGAGCGTGCGGGCCGCGATCACCGAGGCGATGGACAACCTGAACCGCTACCCCGACAACGGCTACCGCGACCTTCGCGAGGCCCTGGCCAAGCACACCGACTTCACACCCGAGCACATCTCCGTGGGCTGCGGCTCGGTGAGCCTGTGCCAGCAGTTGATCCAGATCACCTCCACCGTCGGCGACGAGGTGCTGTTCGCCTGGCGCAGTTTCGAGGTCTATCCACTGCAGGTGCGCACGGTCGGCGCCACCCCGGTACAGGTGGCGCTGCGCGACCACACCCACGACCTGGACGCCATGCTGGCCGCGATCACCGACCGGACCCGGCTGATCTTCGTCTGCAACCCGAACAACCCGACCAGCACGGTCGTCGACCCCGAGGCCCTGGCCCGGTTCGTCGCCGCGGTCCCGTCGCACATCCTGATCGTGCTCGACGAGGCGTACATCGAGTACATCCGCGACGGATTGGCGCCCGACAGCTTCGGACTGGTCCGTACCCACCCCAACGTCGTTGTGCTCCGCACCTTCTCGAAGGCCTACGGGCTGGCCGGGCTGCGGGTCGGTTACGCCATCGCCGACCCGGACGTCGTGACGGCCCTGGGCAAGGTCTACGTGCCGTTCAGCGCCACCAGCCTGTCGCAGGCCGCCGCGGTCGCCTGCCTGGACGCCGCCGAGGAACTGCTGGCCCGCACCGACACCGTCGTCGCCGAACGCGCCCGGGTGAGCACCGCGCTGCGGGACGCCGGATTCACGCTGCCGCCGTCGCAGGCCAACTTCGTGTGGCTGCCGCTGGCCGAGCGCACCGCCGACTTCGTCGCGCAGGCCGCCGACAACCGGCTCGTCGTCCGCCCGTACGGTGAGGACGGCGTGCGCGTCACCATCGGCGCCCCGCACGAGAACGACGCGTTCCTGGAATTCGCCACGCGCTGGATAGGACAACGATGA
- a CDS encoding DUF4334 domain-containing protein: MTDARNTFDAFKNREGQIPDAELDALWAVLTPASIDFMLGEWRGGEFQTGHKANGFMKRLNWFGKTFNSASDAKPLVCLDGDGNKFSNTEAMNGEASLWLEEFRGEVTATMVYDGKPVHDHFKVVDDKTVMGIMNGKGAVDFSSGTGRLLYFFLERV; encoded by the coding sequence ATGACCGACGCCCGCAACACGTTCGACGCGTTCAAGAACCGCGAGGGACAGATTCCCGACGCCGAGCTCGACGCGCTGTGGGCTGTGCTGACGCCTGCGAGCATCGATTTCATGCTCGGCGAGTGGCGGGGCGGCGAATTTCAGACCGGGCACAAGGCCAACGGATTCATGAAGCGCCTCAACTGGTTCGGCAAGACGTTCAACTCGGCGTCGGACGCCAAGCCGCTGGTGTGCCTGGACGGCGACGGCAACAAGTTCTCCAACACCGAAGCCATGAACGGCGAGGCCAGCCTGTGGCTGGAGGAGTTCCGCGGCGAGGTGACCGCGACCATGGTCTACGACGGCAAGCCCGTGCACGACCACTTCAAGGTTGTCGACGACAAGACCGTGATGGGGATCATGAACGGCAAGGGCGCCGTGGACTTCAGCTCCGGGACTGGCCGCCTTCTGTACTTCTTCCTGGAACGCGTTTAG
- a CDS encoding AurF N-oxygenase family protein produces the protein MTVLSKMSDIPGYEAQRQEMADRLIGGSMRRSYNSEIDIDWDAPQDPDLFYLPPEGVSLYGTPIWEQMSHRERVELSRQEAANLLSRGVWFENTLNQGLLRAMLYQDPTSRNVHYALTEIGDETRHMIMFGRTISAIGARPYRLSKLQAFSVQRLPSLYKGLLLWGAALCGEELLDDLQRRFAHHPQLQPIMAQVFRIHIAEEARHIRYAREGVLRRLQHSKWWERRLAKDLNGIAAFVIRRLMYDKEVYRRCGLDVKEAMRQSRANQQVGAIRQESFRSLYQFMEDNGLMSWISRRFWRYYGFLE, from the coding sequence ATGACAGTGTTGTCCAAGATGTCCGACATACCGGGCTACGAAGCCCAGCGGCAGGAGATGGCCGACCGGCTGATCGGCGGCTCGATGCGACGGTCCTACAACTCGGAAATCGATATCGACTGGGACGCCCCGCAGGATCCGGACCTCTTCTATCTGCCACCCGAAGGGGTGTCGCTCTACGGCACGCCGATCTGGGAACAGATGAGCCACCGAGAGCGCGTCGAGCTGTCCCGCCAAGAGGCGGCCAACCTGCTCAGCCGCGGCGTGTGGTTCGAGAACACCCTCAACCAGGGCCTGCTGCGGGCGATGCTGTACCAGGACCCGACCTCACGCAATGTGCACTACGCCCTGACCGAGATCGGTGACGAGACCCGCCACATGATCATGTTCGGCCGCACCATCAGCGCCATCGGCGCTCGGCCGTACCGGTTGTCGAAGCTGCAGGCCTTCAGCGTGCAGCGGCTGCCATCGCTCTACAAGGGTCTGCTGCTGTGGGGCGCCGCCCTCTGCGGTGAGGAACTGCTCGACGATCTGCAGCGCCGTTTCGCCCACCACCCGCAGTTGCAGCCGATCATGGCGCAGGTGTTCCGCATCCATATCGCCGAGGAAGCGCGGCACATCCGCTATGCCCGCGAGGGCGTTCTGCGACGGCTGCAGCACTCGAAGTGGTGGGAGCGTCGACTTGCCAAGGACCTCAACGGAATCGCCGCCTTCGTCATCCGACGCCTGATGTACGACAAAGAGGTCTACCGGCGGTGCGGTCTGGACGTCAAGGAAGCGATGCGGCAGTCCCGGGCCAACCAACAGGTCGGCGCGATCCGGCAGGAGTCCTTCCGCAGCCTGTACCAGTTCATGGAGGACAACGGGCTGATGAGCTGGATCTCCCGACGCTTCTGGCGCTACTACGGATTCCTGGAGTGA
- a CDS encoding TIGR03364 family FAD-dependent oxidoreductase: MAIQQSYDVVVVGAGIVGLAHAYHAHERGLSVAVVDHADGVVGASVQNFGHACITAQSGVARDYARLGRRHWLDLSRKAGFWSAQAGTYCVARHADELAVMHEFAPTRGEDEVVLLDREQILARIPVAEAGVTGGMYLPNDLQVDPRTAAPSIAQWLAAAGVDFHWRTAATGFAEGVVNTSRGPISAGATFVTVNYDIDRLFPGLAERDGLIRCRLHMLRARVPLAFTLPAPLFTGWSLLRYSGFENLPSTAAVADRLRTEYPGYVAIDLHQMYTPQPDGSLLIGDTHYRDVSAPVFQSEEGFTALVDETRKLFGVTDIEISERWQGVYCSAPGQEFLIEEPIEGTHVVTVTTGIGMTTSMGLAQRTVDNVFARDGADPLAVANA; encoded by the coding sequence ATGGCAATTCAGCAGAGCTACGACGTCGTCGTCGTCGGCGCCGGCATCGTGGGCCTGGCGCACGCGTATCACGCCCACGAACGCGGCCTCAGCGTCGCCGTTGTCGATCACGCCGACGGCGTCGTCGGCGCATCGGTGCAGAACTTCGGCCACGCCTGCATCACCGCGCAGTCGGGTGTCGCGAGAGACTATGCGCGCCTGGGCCGCAGGCACTGGCTCGACCTGTCGCGCAAGGCCGGCTTCTGGTCAGCTCAGGCCGGCACCTACTGCGTGGCCCGGCATGCCGACGAACTCGCGGTGATGCACGAGTTCGCGCCCACCCGCGGTGAAGACGAGGTGGTGCTGCTCGATCGCGAGCAGATTCTCGCCCGCATCCCGGTGGCCGAGGCGGGTGTCACCGGCGGCATGTACCTGCCCAACGACCTGCAGGTCGATCCGCGCACCGCGGCCCCGTCCATCGCGCAGTGGCTCGCCGCAGCCGGTGTCGATTTCCACTGGCGCACAGCGGCAACCGGATTCGCCGAAGGCGTGGTCAACACCTCACGCGGCCCGATCTCGGCAGGCGCCACGTTCGTCACCGTCAACTACGACATCGACCGGTTGTTCCCCGGCCTGGCCGAACGCGACGGCTTGATCCGCTGTCGGCTGCACATGTTGCGCGCGCGGGTACCGCTCGCCTTCACCCTGCCCGCGCCGTTGTTCACGGGCTGGTCGCTGTTGCGCTACTCCGGATTCGAGAACTTGCCGAGCACTGCGGCGGTCGCCGACCGGTTGCGCACCGAGTATCCGGGCTACGTCGCCATCGACCTGCATCAGATGTACACGCCGCAGCCCGACGGTTCCCTGCTGATCGGCGACACCCACTATCGCGACGTGTCCGCGCCGGTCTTCCAGTCCGAAGAGGGCTTCACCGCATTGGTCGACGAGACGCGAAAACTGTTCGGGGTCACCGACATCGAGATCAGCGAGCGGTGGCAGGGCGTGTACTGCTCGGCGCCCGGGCAGGAATTCCTGATCGAGGAGCCGATCGAGGGCACCCATGTCGTGACCGTCACCACCGGCATCGGCATGACCACCAGCATGGGCCTGGCCCAGCGCACTGTCGACAACGTATTCGCCCGCGACGGTGCCGACCCGTTGGCCGTCGCGAACGCATAA